From the Streptomyces nigrescens genome, one window contains:
- a CDS encoding sigma-70 family RNA polymerase sigma factor: MSDRPATPHPSTEASDAKLIASVRAGDSAAYEVLYSRHRKAAAACARRFASREADVDDLVAEAFANVLAVLRKGAGPTEFYRAYLLRTIQHCAFRSTREQQRTVLTDVWHSNQLAEPMRDAVTEAFDSRAVGEAFKSLPERWQAVLWHTEVEGETPTVIGRLLGLRPNSVSALAYRAREGLRIAYIQAHITTMPDEACRKHAAKLGAYTRDKLSPTETALVQEHLDNCEHCKSLYLELADVSSSIRTAVVPLFLGPAAATYLLRTPGHVAQAHHTRILHEAKWTSGKALIGTATAGVVLGAGALALTLSGTHHTAGHNTYAGTVEQLWAPGKEPSPSTSPSDPSASPTLPRQRPVADAPTAAAAESPGAIPAPREPTSPSAWPARHDIRLPARVTWAAAAPTADATANRTVGPTAEPAPSDAPESASPEPSTLMSTETANPRATPPPSKPAAPRETRAPSESASPTASTAPRPARSGGGQTHPLPSTTVPPTLICWGFELDGLSLTIGTRCSTTTPTRLIGRPLLEARPQVTTDRDNPLPVRPLPTRTPSPHEPSAVPAPTSPPGTTKR; the protein is encoded by the coding sequence ATGAGCGACAGACCTGCCACCCCCCATCCGTCCACCGAGGCCAGCGACGCCAAACTGATCGCCTCGGTGCGTGCCGGCGACAGCGCGGCATACGAGGTGCTGTACTCGCGGCACCGCAAGGCTGCCGCCGCCTGTGCCCGACGCTTCGCCTCTCGCGAGGCGGACGTCGATGATTTGGTCGCCGAGGCCTTCGCCAACGTTCTGGCCGTGCTACGCAAGGGGGCAGGCCCCACCGAGTTCTACCGCGCCTACCTACTGCGCACGATCCAGCACTGCGCCTTCCGTAGTACCAGGGAGCAGCAACGAACGGTACTCACCGACGTGTGGCACTCCAACCAGCTGGCCGAACCCATGAGGGATGCCGTGACCGAGGCATTCGACAGTCGGGCGGTCGGCGAGGCCTTCAAATCCCTGCCCGAGCGCTGGCAGGCAGTGCTGTGGCACACCGAAGTGGAGGGCGAGACACCGACGGTCATCGGGCGCCTACTGGGACTCCGACCGAACAGCGTCTCTGCACTGGCCTACCGCGCGCGCGAGGGCCTGCGCATCGCCTACATCCAGGCCCACATCACCACCATGCCGGACGAGGCATGCCGCAAGCACGCAGCCAAGCTGGGCGCCTACACGCGGGACAAGCTGAGCCCGACGGAGACAGCCCTCGTGCAGGAACACCTGGACAACTGCGAGCACTGCAAAAGCCTTTACCTCGAACTGGCCGATGTCTCGTCCTCGATCCGCACGGCCGTCGTCCCCCTGTTCCTCGGCCCGGCCGCGGCCACCTATCTGCTGCGCACCCCGGGGCACGTCGCCCAGGCGCACCATACTCGTATCCTCCACGAGGCCAAGTGGACGAGCGGCAAGGCCCTGATCGGAACGGCCACAGCCGGCGTCGTGCTGGGCGCCGGCGCCCTCGCCCTGACGCTCTCCGGTACCCACCACACCGCCGGACACAACACATATGCAGGAACGGTCGAACAACTCTGGGCGCCTGGCAAAGAGCCGTCGCCCTCGACGTCCCCCAGCGATCCCTCCGCCAGCCCGACGTTGCCCCGGCAGCGTCCTGTGGCCGACGCGCCAACCGCCGCGGCGGCGGAGTCGCCCGGCGCCATACCAGCTCCCCGAGAGCCGACGAGCCCGAGTGCCTGGCCCGCGCGGCACGACATTCGGTTGCCTGCCCGCGTCACTTGGGCTGCTGCGGCGCCCACCGCCGACGCGACGGCCAACCGCACCGTGGGACCGACCGCCGAGCCTGCACCGTCCGACGCGCCCGAATCCGCCTCGCCCGAGCCGTCCACATTGATGTCGACCGAGACCGCGAATCCGAGGGCGACGCCGCCCCCTTCCAAGCCCGCGGCCCCGCGTGAGACTCGGGCTCCGTCCGAGTCGGCATCGCCCACCGCATCCACGGCGCCGAGGCCCGCCCGGTCGGGCGGGGGCCAGACTCACCCCCTCCCCTCGACGACAGTCCCCCCCACGCTCATTTGTTGGGGGTTCGAGCTGGACGGCCTCAGCCTCACCATCGGAACGCGCTGCTCGACGACCACACCAACTCGCTTGATAGGTCGACCACTTCTTGAGGCCCGCCCGCAAGTGACAACCGACCGAGACAATCCTCTCCCGGTTCGCCCCTTGCCGACCAGAACTCCCAGTCCTCATGAACCATCAGCCGTACCGGCCCCCACGAGTCCGCCCGGAACGACGAAGCGGTAG
- a CDS encoding transposase: protein MRADSQFYNAGVIAACRRARARRPSPAAGNRRSNGPFTASPTPHGSRSRRARPRHRRAHLRAEGAEIPAYTAFASRKKNERVTARLIVRRVRDLAKPAVMGEQGELFPVWRHGPFFTDTPAPTLQAEREHRHHAVVEQVIADSKASALAHVPSAHFNANAAWLTLWAMAYSLLRAAGSLTSAFHAKPTTATLRAHLIHVPARIARSARRITVCLPHNWRWQHAWTHLFETVHGPPAPA from the coding sequence CTGCGCGCGGACTCCCAGTTCTACAACGCCGGGGTGATCGCCGCCTGCCGCCGGGCACGTGCCCGGCGGCCATCACCTGCGGCAGGAAACCGTCGGTCAAACGGGCCGTTCACAGCATCCCCGACACCGCATGGCAGCAGATCACGCCGTGCCCGGCCCCGACACCGGAGAGCTCATCTCAGAGCCGAAGGCGCCGAGATCCCCGCTTACACCGCCTTCGCGAGCCGAAAGAAGAACGAGCGGGTCACCGCCCGGCTGATCGTGCGCCGCGTCCGCGACCTGGCCAAACCCGCCGTCATGGGCGAACAGGGCGAGCTGTTCCCGGTCTGGCGGCACGGCCCGTTCTTCACCGACACCCCCGCACCGACCCTCCAGGCCGAACGCGAACACCGTCACCACGCCGTCGTCGAGCAGGTCATCGCCGACAGCAAAGCCTCCGCCCTGGCCCACGTGCCCTCCGCACACTTCAACGCCAACGCCGCCTGGCTCACCCTGTGGGCGATGGCCTACAGCCTGCTGCGGGCGGCCGGCTCGCTGACCTCCGCTTTCCACGCCAAGCCCACCACTGCCACCCTCCGCGCCCACCTGATCCATGTTCCGGCCCGGATAGCCCGCTCCGCACGGCGCATCACCGTGTGCCTTCCGCACAACTGGCGCTGGCAACACGCCTGGACGCACCTGTTCGAGACGGTCCACGGCCCACCCGCACCGGCCTGA
- a CDS encoding RNA polymerase sigma factor produces the protein MGAFRQRSCDNWAQATDSELVKATRQGKMDAYAELWIRYENAALKLCHSLTQRDVDDIVSESFARILHHLRAGKGPHTNFRAYLFTTVRALIIDGCRARSADTVLIGDPEQLDALAGTTRTHEPCDVADLAKSAWDSLDARDQSVVWASTVQGYSTTEIGVKLGIPTPKASVWLHRARKRLRTAFLTAHIPATDDSVCAAYRRYFAPYLQGKCSVPRRTELASHVAACSPCADAFAAARHIYFRMAAKLRRAGPHRRDGQTDDVPEWPSG, from the coding sequence ATGGGGGCATTCCGCCAACGAAGTTGCGACAACTGGGCTCAGGCGACCGATAGCGAACTGGTGAAGGCCACCCGACAAGGGAAAATGGATGCCTATGCCGAGCTGTGGATTCGTTACGAGAATGCCGCCCTCAAGCTGTGCCATAGCCTCACCCAAAGAGATGTTGACGACATCGTGTCCGAGTCTTTCGCTCGGATCCTCCACCACCTGCGCGCAGGCAAGGGCCCGCACACCAACTTCCGGGCTTACCTGTTCACCACTGTCCGCGCCCTGATCATCGACGGCTGCCGGGCAAGGTCCGCCGATACGGTTCTGATCGGCGATCCAGAGCAGCTTGATGCGCTGGCTGGGACGACGAGGACACATGAGCCCTGCGACGTGGCTGACTTGGCCAAGTCTGCCTGGGACTCATTGGACGCGCGCGATCAATCCGTCGTCTGGGCAAGTACGGTCCAGGGCTACAGCACGACCGAGATCGGCGTGAAGCTCGGCATCCCCACACCCAAGGCCTCCGTCTGGCTGCACCGCGCCCGCAAACGGCTGCGCACCGCCTTCCTCACCGCCCATATCCCTGCAACCGATGACTCGGTGTGTGCTGCCTACCGGCGCTACTTCGCCCCATATCTCCAGGGCAAGTGCTCCGTACCACGCCGTACTGAACTCGCCAGCCACGTTGCGGCGTGCTCGCCATGCGCTGATGCCTTCGCGGCCGCGCGCCACATCTACTTCCGGATGGCGGCCAAGCTACGACGGGCCGGGCCCCATCGAAGAGACGGGCAGACCGATGACGTCCCAGAATGGCCGTCGGGCTGA
- a CDS encoding transposase domain-containing protein, translated as MVDEVLVQTGRVQARIQDLPSPVVGYLLLAGCRFPQLGGRQVWQRLTAGPARIPVAAPTCGALLQARRRVRAAPLRWLCAVLPRGSVPPVCGGAACWSARSTARR; from the coding sequence ATGGTCGACGAGGTGCTGGTCCAAACCGGCAGGGTGCAGGCACGGATACAGGATCTACCCTCCCCGGTGGTGGGGTACCTGCTGCTGGCCGGGTGTCGGTTCCCCCAGCTGGGCGGGCGGCAGGTATGGCAGCGGCTGACGGCGGGGCCGGCGAGGATACCGGTCGCGGCTCCCACATGTGGTGCGCTGTTACAGGCCCGCAGGCGGGTGAGGGCCGCGCCGCTGCGGTGGCTGTGCGCGGTCCTGCCCCGGGGGTCGGTGCCGCCAGTGTGTGGTGGGGCGGCCTGCTGGTCTGCACGGTCGACGGCACGACGATGA
- a CDS encoding C40 family peptidase, whose translation MAGSTEFVEIGAVEGCDDCEYCTTELGVLDVAAGTEQPLHSRQGARSRRAAGVVLALATGVVGLGVATAPSAEAMPAPSKAGWDGTRYWFQSKGQWRWTSHYSIYLQRTRQALTKQTWLAPQREGWDGTRYWFRSHGQWRWTSHYDIYVQRRHTAGSPSTSSEPKTAPTRTSRSSGVERAVDYALAQLGKPYIWGGNGPVGYDCSGLVQQAYRRAGILLPRVASDQYGAVTKISQSSLRRGDLLFWSSNGRQSGVHHVAVYLGDRRYVEAPRPGKKVRISDLSRSFYPTFFGRP comes from the coding sequence ATGGCCGGATCGACAGAGTTCGTCGAAATAGGCGCTGTTGAGGGATGTGACGACTGCGAGTACTGCACCACGGAGCTCGGTGTCCTGGACGTGGCCGCGGGAACCGAGCAACCGCTGCACAGTCGCCAGGGCGCCCGTAGTAGGCGGGCGGCCGGTGTGGTGCTCGCTCTCGCCACGGGCGTGGTGGGCCTGGGGGTGGCCACCGCGCCCTCGGCCGAGGCCATGCCAGCCCCGAGCAAGGCGGGATGGGACGGGACCAGGTACTGGTTCCAGTCCAAGGGCCAGTGGCGATGGACGAGCCACTACAGCATCTACCTCCAGCGCACCCGGCAGGCTCTGACCAAGCAGACGTGGCTGGCGCCGCAGCGCGAGGGGTGGGACGGCACCAGGTACTGGTTCCGGTCCCACGGGCAGTGGCGTTGGACGAGTCACTACGACATCTACGTACAGCGCAGGCATACCGCCGGCTCCCCGTCCACCTCCTCGGAGCCGAAGACGGCACCCACTCGCACCAGCCGCAGCTCCGGTGTCGAACGAGCTGTGGACTACGCCCTTGCCCAGCTCGGCAAGCCCTACATCTGGGGCGGTAACGGCCCCGTCGGCTACGACTGCTCCGGCCTGGTACAGCAGGCGTACCGGCGCGCCGGGATCCTCCTGCCGCGCGTCGCCTCCGACCAGTACGGAGCAGTCACGAAGATCTCGCAGAGCAGCCTCCGCCGCGGTGACCTGCTCTTCTGGTCGTCCAACGGACGGCAGTCGGGTGTCCACCACGTGGCTGTCTACCTGGGCGACCGACGCTATGTGGAGGCGCCCCGACCAGGGAAGAAGGTCCGTATTTCGGACCTGTCCAGGAGTTTCTACCCCACCTTCTTCGGCCGCCCCTGA
- a CDS encoding transposase → MNTRAWIVFLDESGVSLLPQIRRTYAPRGRTPLLRHRLNWKRASMAAALGYHSTDFDRGPRLCFHLKPGSYDTIALIEVLEQVKAFYRGEPVILVWDGLSAHWSRAMRAWVTEQDWLTLERLPAYAPELNPVELLWSSLKKRELANLAGDHLADVADATEQGVHRINHNQHLPWSYLAHTGLTIQPPHPPNLRKDQ, encoded by the coding sequence GTGAACACACGTGCCTGGATCGTGTTCCTCGACGAATCAGGCGTCTCGTTGCTGCCCCAGATCCGCCGTACTTACGCACCTCGCGGCCGCACGCCGCTTCTGCGGCACCGGCTGAACTGGAAGCGTGCGTCGATGGCTGCGGCTCTGGGCTACCACTCCACCGACTTCGACCGCGGTCCTCGCCTGTGTTTCCACCTCAAGCCCGGCAGCTACGACACCATCGCTCTCATCGAGGTCCTTGAACAGGTCAAAGCGTTCTACCGTGGCGAGCCAGTGATCCTGGTCTGGGACGGCCTGTCCGCCCACTGGAGCCGGGCGATGCGAGCCTGGGTCACCGAGCAGGACTGGCTCACCCTCGAGCGATTACCCGCATACGCACCCGAGCTGAACCCGGTGGAACTGCTCTGGTCGTCGCTCAAGAAGCGCGAACTCGCCAACCTCGCCGGCGACCACCTCGCCGACGTTGCCGACGCCACCGAACAAGGCGTCCACCGGATCAACCACAACCAGCACCTGCCATGGTCCTACCTCGCCCACACCGGCCTGACCATCCAGCCACCACACCCACCGAACTTACGAAAAGATCAGTAG
- the wecB gene encoding non-hydrolyzing UDP-N-acetylglucosamine 2-epimerase, which translates to MAVVVGTRPEIIKLAPVIGEVNALLDDDSAVIDTGQHFDKSMSGQLWRELGLPTPEVRLEAGSMTRAGCLGYLTAELGRVFAALSPSAVLVQGDTNTAAAGALAANAVGVPLVHINAGLRSYDRTMPEEHNRVITDHLADLCCAATPHNHANLALEGIPNNRVILTGNTIVEAVESQLPSREDRLAFLRWYGMLPDAYVLATIHHPENTDDPRTLRAIIEALASLVDRMPVLFPMHPRTRRAVQRADCKDALSRILIIDPVGSREFLSLAAHAAVLVSDSGGVAEEVTVLKRPLVVVRSSAERAESMEAGFARLAAPHQIVPAVAGILSRHRKLVARLANEPCPYGNGTAAARIAWATKQLIEQKKD; encoded by the coding sequence GTGGCGGTCGTCGTCGGTACCCGCCCGGAGATCATCAAGCTGGCCCCGGTCATCGGCGAGGTGAATGCTCTGCTCGATGACGACAGCGCCGTGATCGACACCGGCCAGCACTTCGACAAGTCCATGTCCGGCCAGTTGTGGCGCGAGCTCGGCCTGCCCACGCCGGAGGTGAGGCTCGAGGCGGGCAGTATGACCCGCGCCGGCTGCCTCGGTTACTTGACTGCCGAGCTGGGCCGGGTGTTCGCAGCCTTGTCACCTTCGGCCGTGCTGGTGCAGGGCGACACGAACACCGCCGCCGCCGGTGCCCTCGCGGCCAATGCTGTGGGGGTACCGCTGGTCCACATCAACGCGGGCCTGCGCTCTTATGACCGGACCATGCCCGAGGAGCACAACCGGGTCATCACCGACCACTTGGCTGACCTGTGCTGTGCTGCCACGCCGCACAACCACGCCAATCTGGCACTCGAGGGAATACCCAACAACCGCGTCATACTGACCGGCAACACCATCGTCGAGGCGGTCGAGTCGCAGCTGCCCAGCAGGGAGGACCGGCTAGCCTTCCTGCGTTGGTACGGAATGCTCCCGGATGCCTACGTTCTGGCAACCATCCACCACCCGGAGAACACCGATGATCCTCGGACGCTGCGTGCCATCATCGAGGCCCTCGCCAGTCTGGTGGACCGGATGCCGGTGCTGTTCCCGATGCACCCGCGTACCAGGCGGGCGGTGCAGAGGGCCGATTGCAAGGATGCGCTTTCCCGGATACTGATCATCGATCCGGTCGGCTCGCGCGAGTTCCTGTCGCTGGCCGCACACGCCGCCGTTTTGGTGTCAGACTCCGGCGGCGTAGCTGAGGAAGTGACCGTACTGAAGCGGCCGCTGGTTGTCGTCCGCTCCTCGGCCGAACGAGCCGAGTCGATGGAGGCGGGCTTCGCCCGCTTGGCTGCGCCGCACCAGATCGTTCCTGCGGTCGCGGGAATCCTGTCCCGTCACCGAAAACTTGTCGCCCGCCTGGCCAATGAGCCCTGCCCGTATGGCAACGGGACTGCCGCAGCACGGATCGCCTGGGCTACCAAGCAGCTCATTGAACAGAAGAAGGACTGA
- a CDS encoding winged helix-turn-helix domain-containing protein, producing the protein MAYRPLSCASGSSVPPLSRPQLAEARRVRAVELFEEGGSNPEIARAVGVCAESVRRWRRVWEEGGAPALRRRPATGRPPKLNDAQVETVRAALERGAQAHGFEADLWTLERVGAVVERVTGVSLSRASVWRLLTGRLGWSLQRPERRAVERDESEIARWITHEWPRIKRGR; encoded by the coding sequence ATGGCTTATCGACCTTTGTCCTGTGCGTCTGGTTCTTCCGTACCTCCGTTGTCACGGCCGCAGTTGGCGGAGGCGCGTCGTGTTCGGGCGGTCGAGCTGTTTGAGGAGGGCGGGTCGAATCCGGAGATCGCGCGGGCGGTGGGAGTGTGTGCCGAGAGCGTGCGGCGGTGGAGGCGTGTGTGGGAGGAAGGGGGTGCTCCAGCCTTACGCCGGCGTCCGGCCACCGGGCGCCCGCCCAAGCTGAATGACGCCCAGGTCGAGACTGTGCGGGCCGCCTTGGAGCGAGGTGCCCAGGCTCATGGATTCGAGGCCGATCTGTGGACCCTGGAACGAGTCGGCGCGGTCGTCGAGCGGGTGACAGGAGTGTCCCTGTCACGGGCGTCGGTGTGGCGTTTGCTGACCGGCCGGTTGGGGTGGAGTCTGCAGCGGCCTGAGCGGCGGGCGGTGGAGCGGGACGAGTCCGAGATCGCCCGCTGGATCACGCACGAGTGGCCGCGCATCAAAAGGGGGCGGTGA
- a CDS encoding WhiB family transcriptional regulator, which produces MSAYEEWTERAMCAQTDPERFFPELGGTAAAARRICSRCEVKAACLEYALKNNEPYGVWGGLTRQERRRMKRSS; this is translated from the coding sequence ATGTCGGCATACGAGGAGTGGACCGAGCGGGCGATGTGTGCGCAGACCGACCCCGAGCGGTTCTTCCCCGAATTGGGTGGCACCGCGGCGGCCGCGAGAAGGATCTGCAGCCGGTGCGAAGTCAAGGCGGCGTGCCTGGAGTACGCGCTGAAGAACAACGAGCCCTACGGGGTCTGGGGAGGGCTCACCCGGCAAGAGCGTCGCCGTATGAAGCGCAGTTCTTGA
- the ilvC gene encoding ketol-acid reductoisomerase, which yields MAELFYDDDTDLSLIANRKVAVIGYGSQGHAHALSLRDSGVDVRVGLPWSSKSRPKAEEQGLRVVTPAQAAAEADVTVILVPDPIQAKVYEESIKDNLRDGDALFFGHGFNIRFGFIKAPAGVDVCMVAPKGPGHLVRRQYEEGRGVPCIAAVEQDASGNAFALALSYAKGIGGTRAGVIKTTFAEETETDLFGEQAVLAGGASALVKAGFETLVEAGYQPEIAYFECLHELKLIVDLMYEGGLEKMRWSVSETAEWGDYITGPRIITDQTKAEMKKILAEIQDGTFALNWMKEYHSGLPKYNEYKRADANHKLETTGKELRKLMAWVEGSA from the coding sequence GTGGCCGAGCTCTTCTACGACGACGACACTGACCTTTCCCTCATCGCGAACCGCAAGGTCGCGGTCATCGGCTACGGCAGCCAGGGCCACGCCCACGCTCTGTCCCTGCGCGACTCGGGCGTCGACGTTCGCGTCGGCCTTCCCTGGAGCTCCAAGTCGCGTCCCAAGGCCGAGGAGCAGGGCCTGCGCGTGGTGACGCCGGCCCAGGCGGCGGCCGAGGCCGATGTCACCGTGATCCTGGTGCCGGACCCGATCCAGGCTAAGGTCTACGAGGAGTCCATCAAGGACAACCTGAGGGACGGCGACGCGCTGTTCTTCGGTCACGGCTTCAACATCCGGTTCGGCTTCATCAAGGCCCCGGCCGGTGTGGACGTCTGCATGGTCGCCCCCAAGGGCCCGGGCCACCTTGTCCGCCGCCAGTACGAGGAAGGCCGCGGCGTGCCGTGCATCGCGGCTGTTGAGCAGGACGCGTCTGGCAACGCCTTCGCGCTGGCACTCTCGTACGCCAAGGGCATCGGCGGCACCCGCGCCGGCGTCATCAAGACCACCTTCGCCGAGGAGACCGAGACCGACCTGTTCGGTGAGCAGGCCGTGCTCGCCGGTGGCGCCTCGGCACTGGTCAAGGCCGGCTTCGAGACCCTGGTCGAGGCGGGCTACCAGCCCGAGATCGCGTACTTCGAGTGCCTCCACGAGCTGAAGCTGATCGTGGACCTGATGTACGAGGGCGGCCTGGAGAAGATGCGCTGGTCAGTCTCCGAGACCGCCGAGTGGGGCGACTACATCACCGGTCCCCGCATCATCACCGACCAGACCAAGGCCGAGATGAAGAAGATCCTCGCGGAAATCCAGGATGGGACCTTCGCCCTCAATTGGATGAAGGAATACCACTCAGGTCTGCCGAAGTACAACGAGTACAAGAGGGCTGATGCGAACCACAAGTTGGAGACCACCGGCAAGGAGCTTCGCAAGCTCATGGCCTGGGTCGAAGGCAGTGCCTGA
- a CDS encoding SPFH domain-containing protein translates to MKDERVGPPVNSVPPAGEFPLFVERLGTTPFKDLEQPEELATHNESTLEFPADFLPIPDPGPDLSPEPATPGEVRRRTPRLVTDVREYRPRLVLPGWIALLWVLLCGSAIAVIAGRVPYLKRWVNPPDPAPVPLICLGVALLFAVSGLMSNPAGFAVALSRWGRYRGTVRRTGLLWVNPFLRRHRVDVRLRHFRGDSIAAVDRVGHPVVVSLLFVWRVKDTARATFAVSDHEEFLREQAAATVCEVAATLPCDRFGAPGPTLRDGKWFGEEMTRALVAEMAPLGLEIYSVQQLSLGYDTEIAENIRRLQRAELNAELRSTVISDAVDVAWAALEQIRAKEGADEQQSAGQDPTFLRLLVLSLLTPSANLKEWGSQWPDRQSSSK, encoded by the coding sequence TTGAAGGACGAACGTGTAGGGCCGCCTGTGAACTCGGTGCCGCCCGCCGGTGAGTTCCCCCTCTTCGTTGAGCGTCTGGGGACCACGCCATTCAAAGATCTGGAGCAGCCCGAGGAGTTGGCTACACACAACGAGAGCACGCTTGAGTTCCCTGCTGATTTCCTGCCGATTCCGGATCCCGGCCCAGACCTCTCTCCCGAACCAGCGACACCCGGCGAGGTACGGCGGCGGACACCGCGTCTCGTAACGGATGTGCGTGAGTACCGCCCGCGTCTGGTCCTGCCCGGCTGGATCGCGCTGCTATGGGTGCTGCTGTGCGGTTCCGCCATCGCTGTGATTGCGGGGAGGGTCCCCTACCTCAAGCGTTGGGTGAACCCGCCCGATCCGGCTCCGGTACCCCTCATCTGTCTCGGCGTTGCCCTGCTGTTCGCGGTGAGTGGCCTGATGAGCAACCCGGCAGGTTTCGCCGTCGCGCTGTCCCGGTGGGGGCGATACCGGGGCACAGTTCGCAGGACCGGCCTGTTGTGGGTGAACCCCTTCCTCAGGCGGCACCGTGTGGACGTACGGCTGCGCCACTTCCGGGGCGATTCCATAGCCGCCGTGGACCGCGTCGGCCATCCGGTGGTCGTCAGCCTACTGTTCGTCTGGCGGGTAAAAGATACCGCCCGGGCCACATTCGCGGTCAGTGACCACGAGGAGTTCCTGCGCGAACAGGCGGCGGCAACGGTGTGCGAAGTCGCCGCGACATTGCCGTGCGACCGGTTCGGCGCACCCGGGCCGACGCTGCGGGACGGGAAGTGGTTCGGCGAGGAAATGACCCGCGCCCTGGTGGCCGAGATGGCTCCGCTGGGCCTGGAGATCTACTCCGTCCAACAGCTTTCCCTCGGTTACGACACGGAGATCGCCGAGAACATCCGCAGACTGCAGCGGGCCGAGCTCAACGCCGAACTACGCAGCACTGTCATCAGTGACGCCGTCGATGTCGCCTGGGCTGCCCTTGAGCAGATCAGGGCCAAGGAAGGCGCCGACGAGCAACAGTCCGCAGGCCAGGACCCCACGTTCCTGCGCCTGCTCGTGCTTTCGCTGCTCACCCCGAGCGCGAACCTCAAGGAATGGGGAAGCCAATGGCCGGATCGACAGAGTTCGTCGAAATAG
- a CDS encoding response regulator transcription factor, with protein sequence MTMPTLPPVSPQPPRVLTPRQEEVLRYMLSGATASQIADALSISRATVQSHLRAIYAAFGVKNRALAVIAAIERGYLPENVDAVWNHDREHVLRALRQAWSPCQVHPVYARGCAVCVRAATLTLAMAIVRNPGAVPNPPPAGPPAGFRRPQPGVPGRGPQTQPGTSSSALGAMSKPQYRAAS encoded by the coding sequence ATGACGATGCCCACGCTGCCACCCGTGTCACCACAGCCGCCTCGCGTTCTCACGCCGCGGCAGGAGGAGGTGCTGCGTTACATGCTGAGCGGCGCCACGGCGAGCCAGATCGCCGATGCACTGAGTATCAGCCGTGCCACCGTGCAGTCACACCTGCGAGCCATCTACGCGGCCTTCGGGGTCAAGAACCGGGCACTTGCGGTCATCGCGGCCATTGAGAGGGGCTATCTGCCCGAGAACGTCGACGCTGTCTGGAACCACGACCGGGAGCATGTACTTCGCGCTCTCCGGCAGGCGTGGAGTCCGTGCCAGGTCCACCCGGTCTATGCGCGCGGCTGCGCGGTCTGCGTTCGCGCGGCCACCCTCACCCTCGCCATGGCAATCGTGCGAAACCCGGGCGCGGTGCCCAACCCGCCGCCTGCCGGGCCTCCTGCTGGCTTTCGTCGGCCGCAACCCGGAGTCCCCGGCCGGGGCCCGCAGACCCAGCCCGGAACGTCGTCCTCCGCGTTGGGGGCCATGTCCAAGCCCCAATACAGAGCCGCTTCATGA